The proteins below are encoded in one region of Labeo rohita strain BAU-BD-2019 chromosome 15, IGBB_LRoh.1.0, whole genome shotgun sequence:
- the acad8 gene encoding isobutyryl-CoA dehydrogenase, mitochondrial, with amino-acid sequence MAAARALARGVRLGSYSIGRSRSLIFNTVQKRGIAACIDPSIGLTDEQKEFQKVAFDFAANEMAPHMAEWDQKEIFPVDAMRKAAQLGFGGIYVNPDVGGSGLSRLDTSIIFEALSTGCVSTTAYISIHNMCAWMIDTFGNNEQREKFCPDLCSMQKFASYCLTEPGSGSDAASLLTSAKLKGDHYILNGSKAFISGGGDTDVYVVMCRTGGKGPKGISCLVVEKGTPGLSFGKKEKKVGWNSQPTRAVIFEDCAIPVTNRLGAEGEGFNIAMKGLNGGRINIASCSLGAAHASVLLARDHMCVRKQFGETLSNSQFLQFRLAEMATKLVASRLLVRQAAMALQEGRPEAVSLCSMAKLFVTDECFSICNQALQIHGGYGYLKDYAVQQYVRDIRVHQILEGTNEVMRMIIARSLLTES; translated from the exons ATGGCGGCGGCTAGGGCACTCGCAAGAGGTGTCCGTTTGGGTTCATACAGCATCGGTAGAAGTCgtagtttaatatttaacactgtACAGAAACGAGGAATAGCAGCTTGCATTGACC CCTCTATAGGACTcacagatgaacagaaagagTTTCAGAAGGTGGCATTTGACTTTGCTGCCAACGAGATGGCACCACATATGGCAGAATGGGACCAAAAG GAAATTTTCCCTGTGGATGCCATGAGGAAAGCCGCCCAGCTGGGGTTTGGTGGGATTTATGTGAACCCTGATGTTGGGGGATCGGGACTCTCTCGTCTAGACACTTCTATCATATTTGAGGCTTTATCCACAGGCTGTGTCAGCACTACCGCATACATCAGTATTCACAA CATGTGTGCCTGGATGATAGACACATTTGGAAACAATGAGCAGAGGGAGAAATTCTGTCCTGATCTTTGCTCAATGCAAAAGTTCGCTTCATACTGTCTCACAGAACCTG GTAGCGGGAGTGATGCCGCTTCGCTTCTAACCAGTGCAAAACTCAAAGGAGATCATTATATCCTGAATGGCTCCAAG GCGTTCATCAGTGGAGGTGGAGACACAGATGTTTATGTGGTCATGTGTAGGACAGGTGGGAAGGGACCTAAGGGCATCTCCTGCCTGGTGGTTGAAAAAGGAACCCCTGGGCTCAGCTTcggcaaaaaagaaaagaag GTAGGTTGGAACTCGCAGCCAACCCGAGCCGTGATATTTGAGGACTGCGCTATCCCAGTGACCAATCGGCTTGGAGCAGAGGGGGAGGGCTTCAACATTGCCATGAAAGGCCTTAATGGAGGCAGAATTAATATTG CTTCTTGCTCTCTTGGAGCAGCTCATGCTTCTGTGCTTCTGGCTCGAGATCACATGTGTGTGCGTAAACAGTTTGGAGAAACACTATCAAACAGCCAG TTCCTGCAGTTTAGGCTGGCTGAGATGGCCACTAAGCTGGTAGCTTCTCGGCTGCTGGTGCGTCAGGCGGCGATGGCTCTGCAAGAGGGCCGACCGGAGGCCGTCTCGCTCTGCTCAATGGCCAAACTCTTTGTGACCGATGAATGTTTTTCA ATATGTAACCAGGCCTTACAGATACATGGAGGTTATGGTTACCTAAAGGACTATGCAGTGCAGCAGTATGTCAGAGACATTAGAGTACATCAGATATTGGAGG gtACAAATGAAGTGATGAGGATGATCATTGCAAGAAGTTTGCTCACTGAATCATGA